The following proteins come from a genomic window of Verrucomicrobiota bacterium:
- the moaC gene encoding cyclic pyranopterin monophosphate synthase MoaC, whose amino-acid sequence MNNPSLTHLQADGTAAMVDVSHKPIQKRVAVAEGLIRLQPATLEKINRSTIAKGNVLVVARVAAIAAVKRTDELIPLCHSLPVQHVRVDFEEKPDGLRIECEVTTTAQTGVEMEALTGVSVAALTIYDMCKAVDQAMTIDGVRLVSKTKSPA is encoded by the coding sequence ATGAACAATCCCTCGCTGACCCACCTGCAGGCGGACGGCACGGCCGCGATGGTGGACGTTTCGCATAAACCGATTCAGAAGCGGGTGGCGGTCGCGGAGGGGCTGATCCGGCTCCAACCTGCCACGCTCGAGAAGATCAACCGGAGCACGATCGCCAAAGGCAACGTGCTGGTCGTAGCCAGGGTGGCGGCGATTGCCGCGGTTAAACGGACGGACGAACTGATCCCGCTCTGCCATTCGTTGCCGGTGCAACACGTCCGGGTCGATTTCGAAGAGAAGCCGGACGGGCTGCGGATCGAATGCGAGGTCACCACCACGGCGCAAACCGGGGTTGAGATGGAGGCTTTGACCGGCGTCAGCGTGGCGGCGCTCACCATTTACGATATGTGTAAAGCCGTGGATCAAGCGATGACCATCGACGGGGTACGGCTGGTTTCAAAAACGAAGTCTCCGGCATGA
- the ndk gene encoding nucleoside-diphosphate kinase — translation MTDTTLLLLKPDCIAERHVGDVIRRFEEAGFEIVGCKMISLSEEVLAEHYAHVANRPFYPELRSFMQSKPVIALAIRGEDAVARSRDLIGPTDSRKASKGTIRGDYGKDAMENIVHGSDSVENAAAELKRFFAPHELFSAEVRS, via the coding sequence ATGACCGATACTACCCTCCTATTGTTGAAGCCCGACTGTATCGCCGAGCGCCACGTCGGTGACGTCATCCGGCGCTTTGAAGAGGCCGGCTTCGAAATCGTAGGCTGCAAAATGATTTCCCTGTCTGAGGAGGTGCTGGCGGAGCATTACGCTCATGTCGCCAACCGGCCTTTCTACCCGGAACTGCGCTCGTTTATGCAGAGTAAACCGGTGATTGCTCTCGCGATCCGAGGCGAGGACGCCGTCGCCAGATCCCGGGACCTGATCGGACCGACGGACTCGAGAAAAGCGAGCAAGGGCACCATTCGCGGCGATTACGGAAAGGACGCAATGGAAAATATCGTGCACGGTTCGGACAGCGTCGAGAATGCGGCGGCCGAGTTGAAGCGCTTTTTCGCTCCTCACGAACTCTTTAGCGCGGAGGTCCGCAGCTGA
- a CDS encoding menaquinone biosynthesis decarboxylase yields the protein MAYTSFAQFVSTLEKRGELIRVSEPVATELEITELADRQMKAPGGGKALFFEKPTIDGRVSAFPLAINTMGSERRMACALGLESVNDLAHQMQLILKAKPPTSFREGWGLLRQGVDLLHAKPKKVAGGPCKDVIHRFEPGDSFDLSQLPILRCWPHDGGRFITFPNVYTVDPDTGARNVGMYRMQVYDGRTTGMHWQIHKVAARHGKRYYEQNKPMPVAVCLGGDPAYIFAATAPLPDGLDEVLFAGFVRKRSVELVKCETIDLEVPADVDFVLEGYVQPGEVRPEGPFGDHTGFYTPVDDYPVFHLTAITHRRDPVYPATIVGIPPMEDFYLGDASVRVFLPVFKMNFPEIVGMALPAEGVFHNLVFVSIRKQYPYQAYKVMHGLWGMGQMMFSKYIVVVDEDCDVHNTSEVLFRLCANTDPQRDTTFIKNPADSLDHAPSVANLGSHMGFDATRKLPAEGYHREWPQLVRMDEAVKARVDALLTSSPA from the coding sequence ATGGCTTATACTTCTTTCGCGCAATTTGTTTCGACCCTTGAGAAACGCGGTGAGCTGATTCGGGTTTCCGAACCGGTAGCGACCGAACTTGAGATCACCGAACTGGCCGATCGCCAGATGAAAGCGCCCGGCGGCGGCAAGGCCCTCTTTTTCGAAAAACCCACGATCGACGGGCGGGTGTCGGCTTTTCCGCTCGCCATCAACACCATGGGGTCGGAACGGCGCATGGCCTGTGCGCTCGGCCTTGAGTCGGTTAACGACCTGGCCCACCAGATGCAGTTGATCCTGAAAGCCAAACCCCCAACGTCGTTTCGGGAAGGTTGGGGATTGCTGCGCCAGGGGGTGGACCTGCTCCATGCCAAGCCGAAAAAAGTCGCGGGCGGCCCGTGCAAAGACGTCATCCACCGCTTCGAACCCGGTGATTCGTTTGACCTTTCGCAGTTGCCCATCCTGCGCTGCTGGCCGCATGACGGCGGCCGGTTCATCACTTTCCCCAACGTTTACACCGTCGATCCCGACACGGGCGCCCGGAACGTCGGCATGTACCGGATGCAGGTTTACGATGGCCGGACCACCGGAATGCATTGGCAGATCCATAAAGTCGCGGCCCGCCACGGCAAACGGTATTATGAGCAAAACAAACCGATGCCGGTTGCGGTTTGTCTGGGCGGCGACCCGGCTTACATCTTTGCCGCAACCGCACCGTTGCCCGATGGGCTCGACGAAGTCCTCTTCGCAGGTTTCGTCCGTAAGCGGTCGGTGGAGCTCGTCAAATGCGAGACGATCGACCTGGAGGTGCCGGCCGACGTCGATTTCGTTCTGGAAGGCTACGTGCAGCCGGGAGAAGTGCGGCCGGAAGGGCCGTTCGGTGACCACACCGGCTTCTACACCCCGGTGGACGATTACCCGGTTTTTCATCTCACCGCCATCACCCATCGCCGGGACCCGGTGTACCCTGCCACGATCGTCGGCATCCCGCCGATGGAAGACTTCTACCTCGGAGACGCGAGCGTCCGGGTTTTTCTGCCGGTCTTTAAAATGAATTTCCCGGAGATCGTCGGCATGGCGCTGCCGGCCGAAGGGGTCTTTCACAATCTCGTGTTTGTCAGCATCCGCAAACAGTACCCGTATCAGGCCTACAAGGTGATGCACGGCCTCTGGGGCATGGGTCAGATGATGTTCTCAAAGTACATCGTGGTCGTGGACGAGGATTGTGACGTTCACAATACCAGCGAGGTGCTGTTCCGGCTCTGCGCCAACACCGATCCCCAGCGCGATACCACGTTCATCAAAAATCCGGCCGACAGCCTGGACCACGCGCCTTCGGTCGCCAACCTCGGTTCCCACATGGGGTTTGACGCCACCCGGAAACTGCCGGCGGAAGGCTATCACCGGGAGTGGCCGCAACTGGTTCGAATGGATGAGGCGGTGAAAGCCCGCGTCGATGCGCTGTTGACATCCTCCCCGGCCTAA
- a CDS encoding response regulator: protein MSLTKKMVLAFLLVTGVPLGVTFWTADRTIKEAQQQAGARLEESVAQAGRRMDEFVFDFIRVMRVLAADPDLRSAGLSGRREHLTRFAESFHYFAELMLVDPQGGVVASSYPPAEGGSLFSRYNISKDEFEQALHGPPGAIRISDCLNASESPGQAAAGAGDTGAADSLLVLTPVPDPDGCCVGVLAAEVTTRHLADLLRDLAQTAGNGASAYLLDKEGRVLMGTDSQTRRFAVHPDVAAGMLRQLLSGRDNPYLVYTDRLGCRRIAGYAALGNDRAARAGDWRLITLAPYDTVIAAATKSVDRVLASLVVTLLCAVGLGLGLARRLAQPILELTEGARIIAAGRFGARVGVSSHDEISVLAAAFNQMAETLESNLRALRSEVAVRTEAQDALRHANDDLEQRVQERTAQLTAEVAERKRAEEAMREREAQLDAFFDGSPVALALVDPGLRYLRVNRHLAEMNGLAMHECAGKRIRDIVPADVATAVEATFEQVFATDKPILDLELTVQDHRYPGERRWMRCSYFPVKGADGKVKAAGVRLVDTTERKRAEQALRDAKTAAEAANRAKSEFLANMSHEIRTPMNGVIGMAGLLLDTALTPEQRELTETIRTSAEALLTVINDILDFSKIEAGKLRFEALDFDLCRMVEDTLETLAIHAQGQGLELIGGIAPEVPTCLRGDPGRLRQVLTNLVGNAIKFTAAGEVAVRVTCEQEAAADALVRFEVQDTGIGISQDTQARLFQAFVQADGSMTRKFGGTGLGLAICRQLVEHMGGHIGVKSTPGQGSLFWFTARLVKQRVPAKYGDLRHGLIATRALVVFDNATGRELLCRQLAAWHLRADACRTAEEALGRLRRAVTGADPYRLMLLDLEISETDGLSLARAVKAEPELAATRLVLLTPFGKPPAADALRKAGIAAWRSKPVRQSTLLDCLTEVLDPHPAPHSAAAAPSGTPGEGGPAGRILVVEDNLVNQRVALAQLRKLGWSANAVGNGYEALAALERVPYEVVLLDCQMPEMDGYQTAAEIRRREGLGLLERTWIVALTAHAMVGDRERCLVAGMDDYLSKPLQIEKLRSALLRRNRPQPVAADNGR, encoded by the coding sequence ATGTCACTAACGAAGAAAATGGTGCTGGCCTTCTTGCTGGTGACGGGGGTTCCGCTCGGAGTGACGTTCTGGACGGCAGACCGGACGATCAAGGAAGCACAGCAGCAAGCGGGCGCACGGCTCGAAGAAAGCGTCGCTCAGGCCGGCCGGCGCATGGACGAGTTTGTGTTCGACTTTATCCGAGTGATGCGAGTGCTGGCCGCAGACCCTGATTTGAGGTCGGCAGGGTTGTCCGGCCGAAGGGAGCATTTAACGCGTTTTGCCGAGTCGTTCCACTATTTTGCCGAGCTGATGTTAGTCGACCCTCAGGGCGGCGTTGTAGCTTCGTCCTACCCCCCCGCAGAAGGCGGATCGCTGTTTTCCCGTTACAACATCTCAAAGGACGAGTTTGAGCAGGCGCTTCACGGTCCCCCGGGCGCGATCCGCATTTCAGACTGCTTGAATGCTTCGGAATCGCCGGGCCAAGCTGCCGCCGGAGCGGGGGACACCGGCGCTGCCGATTCGCTTTTGGTATTGACGCCCGTCCCGGATCCCGATGGCTGCTGCGTGGGTGTGCTCGCCGCTGAGGTCACGACCCGGCACCTGGCAGATCTGCTCCGGGACCTGGCGCAGACGGCGGGCAACGGTGCGTCTGCCTATTTACTGGACAAGGAGGGGCGCGTGCTGATGGGCACCGATTCCCAGACCAGACGTTTCGCCGTGCACCCCGACGTGGCGGCCGGGATGCTGAGGCAGCTGCTCAGCGGTCGCGACAACCCTTACCTCGTGTACACGGACCGGCTGGGATGCAGGCGGATCGCCGGGTACGCAGCCCTCGGAAACGACCGCGCCGCCCGAGCGGGCGACTGGCGGCTGATCACCCTTGCGCCTTACGACACGGTCATCGCGGCGGCGACGAAATCTGTGGACCGCGTGCTGGCCAGCCTGGTGGTGACTCTCTTGTGCGCAGTGGGCCTCGGCCTCGGGCTGGCGCGCCGCCTCGCGCAGCCGATCTTGGAACTGACCGAGGGCGCCAGAATCATCGCCGCCGGCCGGTTTGGCGCCCGCGTCGGCGTTTCCTCGCACGACGAGATCAGCGTCCTGGCGGCGGCGTTCAACCAGATGGCCGAAACGCTCGAGAGCAATCTCCGCGCGCTGCGAAGCGAGGTCGCCGTACGCACCGAGGCTCAGGATGCCCTGCGCCATGCCAATGACGACCTCGAGCAGCGGGTGCAGGAACGCACGGCCCAACTGACGGCCGAAGTTGCGGAACGCAAACGGGCGGAAGAGGCAATGCGGGAACGGGAAGCCCAATTGGATGCTTTCTTCGACGGCTCGCCGGTCGCCCTCGCGCTGGTGGACCCCGGGTTGCGGTACTTAAGAGTCAACCGCCACTTGGCCGAAATGAACGGGCTAGCGATGCACGAATGCGCAGGTAAACGCATCCGGGATATCGTGCCTGCAGACGTGGCCACCGCCGTTGAGGCCACCTTTGAACAAGTGTTTGCCACCGATAAACCCATCCTCGACCTGGAGCTTACCGTCCAGGATCACCGCTACCCCGGGGAACGCCGCTGGATGCGATGCTCCTACTTCCCCGTCAAAGGCGCCGACGGCAAGGTCAAAGCGGCGGGCGTCAGGCTGGTTGACACCACCGAGCGCAAACGTGCCGAGCAGGCCTTACGCGACGCCAAGACGGCCGCCGAAGCGGCAAACCGTGCCAAGAGCGAGTTCCTGGCCAACATGAGCCACGAGATTCGCACGCCCATGAACGGCGTGATCGGCATGGCGGGGCTCCTGCTCGACACGGCCCTCACGCCGGAGCAGCGCGAGTTGACCGAGACCATCCGCACCAGCGCCGAAGCCCTCTTAACTGTGATCAACGACATCCTGGACTTCTCAAAGATCGAGGCAGGCAAGCTGCGGTTTGAAGCGCTTGATTTCGATCTGTGCCGCATGGTGGAGGACACCCTGGAGACGCTGGCGATCCACGCGCAAGGCCAAGGTCTCGAGCTTATCGGCGGGATCGCGCCGGAAGTGCCCACCTGTTTGCGGGGCGACCCGGGCCGGCTGCGCCAGGTTTTGACCAACCTCGTGGGCAACGCTATAAAATTCACGGCCGCCGGCGAGGTGGCCGTACGGGTGACCTGCGAGCAGGAAGCGGCCGCGGACGCGCTGGTGCGCTTCGAGGTCCAGGATACCGGCATCGGCATTTCGCAAGACACTCAGGCGCGGTTGTTCCAGGCGTTTGTGCAGGCCGACGGTTCCATGACGCGCAAGTTCGGCGGAACGGGTTTGGGTCTGGCCATCTGCCGCCAACTCGTGGAACACATGGGTGGGCACATCGGTGTGAAGAGCACGCCGGGACAAGGATCGCTGTTTTGGTTCACCGCACGCCTGGTCAAACAGCGCGTCCCAGCAAAGTACGGAGATCTCAGGCATGGTTTGATCGCGACCCGCGCACTCGTCGTTTTCGATAACGCAACCGGGCGCGAGCTGCTCTGCCGTCAGTTGGCGGCCTGGCACCTGCGCGCCGACGCGTGCCGGACTGCTGAAGAAGCCCTGGGTCGCCTGCGTCGAGCCGTGACCGGGGCGGACCCTTACCGGTTGATGCTCCTCGATCTGGAGATTTCGGAGACGGACGGCCTGTCCCTGGCGCGGGCCGTCAAAGCCGAACCGGAACTGGCCGCGACCCGTTTGGTGCTTTTGACGCCATTTGGCAAGCCGCCGGCTGCGGACGCGCTCCGGAAAGCCGGCATCGCGGCCTGGCGTTCCAAACCTGTGCGCCAGTCCACCCTCCTGGATTGCCTGACCGAGGTTCTCGATCCGCACCCTGCCCCGCATTCCGCGGCTGCCGCGCCGTCCGGAACACCAGGTGAGGGCGGGCCTGCAGGCCGGATCCTGGTGGTAGAAGACAATTTGGTCAATCAACGCGTGGCGCTGGCACAGTTGCGCAAACTGGGCTGGTCGGCCAATGCGGTGGGCAACGGATACGAAGCGCTCGCGGCGTTGGAGCGCGTCCCTTACGAAGTGGTGCTCCTGGATTGCCAGATGCCGGAGATGGACGGTTACCAGACCGCAGCCGAAATCCGGCGCCGGGAAGGCCTCGGCCTGCTCGAACGGACCTGGATTGTTGCGCTCACGGCTCATGCCATGGTCGGAGATCGCGAGAGGTGCCTGGTGGCGGGCATGGATGATTACTTGAGCAAGCCCTTGCAGATCGAGAAATTGCGTTCTGCGCTTCTCCGCCGGAATCGGCCGCAGCCGGTTGCAGCCGATAACGGCCGGTAG
- a CDS encoding MogA/MoaB family molybdenum cofactor biosynthesis protein gives MNILRVGIITVSDRAAQGIYEDLGGPALAAAVHARGWEVVAEAVVPDEEDRIQTCIRSFVRQGCGLILTTGGTGIALRDVTPEAVRAIARVELPGFGEVMRAESMKLTPNAILSRSLAAIVGSAVVIALPGKPQGAVDCLGFVAGAIPHAVKIAANIPDSC, from the coding sequence ATGAACATTTTGCGAGTGGGGATTATCACCGTCTCCGATCGTGCGGCGCAGGGCATCTACGAGGACCTGGGAGGACCGGCGCTGGCTGCCGCCGTTCACGCCCGAGGGTGGGAAGTCGTTGCCGAGGCGGTGGTGCCCGACGAAGAGGACCGCATTCAGACCTGTATACGGTCGTTCGTTCGGCAGGGGTGCGGTCTTATCCTGACGACCGGCGGCACAGGGATCGCGCTCCGGGATGTTACTCCGGAGGCCGTCCGCGCCATTGCCCGCGTGGAACTCCCCGGATTCGGCGAGGTGATGCGGGCCGAATCGATGAAGCTGACCCCGAACGCGATCCTTTCCCGGAGCCTGGCCGCCATCGTGGGCAGCGCGGTGGTGATCGCGCTGCCCGGCAAACCGCAAGGAGCGGTGGATTGCCTGGGGTTCGTGGCCGGAGCGATTCCCCACGCGGTTAAAATTGCGGCCAACATACCGGACAGTTGCTAG
- the moaA gene encoding GTP 3',8-cyclase MoaA produces the protein MHDPFGHHITYLRISVTDRCNERCLYCMPQDHQEWLPHAEILTFEEIFRLTQVFAGLGVTKIRVTGGEPLTRRNVLELFRLLSRIEVIRDIGVSTNGSLLAREVGSGAVTVAQELKGLRVNSANISLDSLNPVTFRQITGRDYLATTLAGIAAAKRAGIEKIKLNAVLLRGRNGDQLGDLIEFARQEDLLIRFIELMPVSDADVLGDDNFLPIAEARRRIESRFGPLIPDPAFRTNGPAVYWKISGTGQRIGFIGAMTDLHFCETCNKMRLTCDGKIRPCLGSHLEFDIKQPLRAGASDAELRRFILDVVARKPEQHAFRLNYQPGRKMVAIGG, from the coding sequence ATGCATGACCCGTTTGGCCATCACATCACTTACCTGCGCATTTCGGTTACGGATCGTTGTAACGAGCGTTGTCTTTATTGCATGCCGCAGGATCACCAGGAATGGCTGCCCCACGCGGAGATCCTGACTTTCGAAGAAATTTTTCGTCTCACGCAGGTCTTTGCGGGCCTGGGCGTAACCAAGATCCGGGTCACGGGCGGCGAACCGCTTACCCGGCGCAACGTCCTGGAGTTGTTCCGGTTGTTGAGCAGGATTGAGGTGATCCGCGACATCGGTGTCTCAACCAATGGTTCGCTGCTGGCGCGGGAGGTTGGATCCGGAGCCGTTACGGTCGCGCAGGAGCTGAAGGGGTTGCGGGTGAATTCGGCCAATATTTCGCTCGATTCGCTCAATCCCGTTACGTTCCGCCAGATCACCGGGCGCGATTACCTGGCCACTACGCTCGCCGGCATCGCGGCGGCGAAGCGGGCCGGGATCGAGAAAATCAAGCTGAACGCCGTGCTGCTGCGCGGGCGAAACGGCGATCAGCTCGGAGACCTGATAGAATTCGCGCGCCAGGAAGACCTGCTGATCCGGTTTATCGAATTGATGCCGGTGAGCGACGCCGACGTCCTCGGGGACGATAACTTTTTGCCGATCGCCGAAGCGCGCCGCCGGATCGAAAGCCGGTTCGGCCCACTGATTCCCGACCCGGCATTTCGGACGAACGGGCCGGCCGTTTACTGGAAAATTTCCGGCACGGGACAACGCATCGGTTTTATCGGCGCGATGACGGATCTGCACTTCTGCGAGACGTGCAACAAGATGCGCCTGACCTGCGACGGCAAAATCCGCCCTTGCCTGGGAAGCCACCTGGAATTCGATATCAAGCAGCCGCTCCGTGCCGGCGCCTCGGATGCGGAGTTGCGCCGGTTCATCCTGGACGTGGTCGCGCGCAAGCCGGAGCAGCACGCATTCCGCCTTAACTATCAACCGGGCCGAAAAATGGTGGCCATCGGCGGATGA
- a CDS encoding class I SAM-dependent RNA methyltransferase yields the protein MDPVITLTIEDIAFGGDGVGRWRNEVTFVPFTIDGETVEAAVVERRRRFQRAALVRPLKPSSHRIDPPCPYFGRCGGCAYQHMSYGHQLEVKRGQVAQALRRIGQFRDVEVAPVVPSPQTFGYRNRITVHAEEGMLGFYELRSHALLDIASCPLAGDAVNAKLAELRRRGLPPGTHRTLRKGTGTTFEQVNEGVARLLLEYVGRHLSGDSLVDAYCGSGFFAHAFAPRLRVVAGIEWSEPAIASARRNAHPNETYHLGDVAALLGDVLRATHPDTLVLDPPSEGLTPAVIEQALTQPPARVLYVSCNPATFARDLRRLASAYRISEVQPFDMFPQTAEIEAVAVLETR from the coding sequence GTGGACCCGGTGATCACTTTGACCATTGAAGACATCGCTTTCGGCGGCGATGGCGTGGGCCGTTGGCGGAACGAGGTAACCTTTGTGCCGTTTACGATTGACGGCGAAACGGTGGAGGCTGCGGTGGTCGAACGCAGGCGCCGGTTCCAACGGGCTGCCCTGGTGCGCCCGTTGAAGCCGTCGTCGCACCGAATCGATCCGCCGTGCCCGTATTTTGGCCGTTGCGGCGGGTGCGCGTACCAGCACATGAGTTACGGGCACCAACTCGAGGTGAAGCGGGGGCAGGTTGCGCAGGCGCTTCGCCGGATCGGTCAGTTCCGTGATGTTGAGGTGGCGCCGGTCGTACCGAGCCCGCAGACTTTCGGTTACCGGAATCGAATCACGGTTCATGCGGAGGAGGGCATGCTGGGTTTCTATGAACTTCGCAGCCATGCGTTGCTCGACATTGCGAGCTGTCCCCTCGCCGGCGACGCCGTGAATGCCAAGCTGGCGGAGCTACGGCGCCGGGGGCTGCCGCCCGGCACGCACCGGACCCTGCGCAAAGGCACGGGCACCACCTTCGAGCAGGTTAACGAGGGGGTCGCCCGGTTGCTGCTCGAATACGTGGGCCGGCACCTCTCCGGAGACAGCCTGGTCGATGCGTACTGCGGTTCCGGCTTTTTCGCGCACGCGTTTGCGCCTCGATTGCGCGTAGTGGCGGGCATCGAATGGAGTGAACCGGCGATTGCGAGCGCCCGCCGAAATGCCCACCCCAACGAGACTTACCACCTGGGCGATGTGGCCGCCCTTCTGGGTGATGTCCTGCGCGCAACCCATCCGGACACCCTGGTGCTGGATCCGCCGTCGGAGGGACTGACCCCCGCGGTAATCGAGCAGGCGTTAACTCAACCACCAGCCCGGGTCTTGTACGTCTCGTGTAACCCGGCGACCTTCGCGCGCGACCTCAGGCGCCTGGCTTCAGCTTACCGAATTAGCGAGGTACAGCCGTTCGACATGTTTCCGCAAACCGCCGAAATCGAAGCCGTCGCCGTGCTGGAAACGCGGTAA
- a CDS encoding rod shape-determining protein, with translation MFNGVLGLLSNDIGIDLGTANTLVYVKDQGIVLREPSVVAVRAGTSQVLAVGDEAKRMLGRTPGNIVAVRPLKDGVIADFEMTESMLRHFIAKVHNRKWVRPRVVIAVPSGITEVEKRAVKESAAHAGAREVYLIEEPMAAAIGVGLPVQDAAGNMIIDIGGGTTEVALISLSGIVFSRSVRVAGDELDEAIASYMKRAYNLMIGERTAEEIKIKIGSAYPLEKETGLEVKGRDLVAGLPKTLTITSQEVREALLEPISTIVESVRVTLERCPPELSADLVDRGLVLAGGGALLRGLDRLLQEETGLPVHVAEDPLSAVAEGTGRALSEIKFLRQVASSDRPLR, from the coding sequence ATGTTTAACGGCGTCCTCGGCTTACTTTCAAACGACATCGGAATTGATCTAGGGACCGCCAACACCCTGGTTTATGTCAAGGACCAGGGTATTGTTCTGCGGGAACCGTCGGTGGTGGCGGTTCGGGCCGGAACCAGCCAGGTGCTGGCGGTGGGGGACGAGGCAAAGCGCATGTTGGGACGAACCCCCGGCAACATCGTGGCGGTGCGTCCCCTCAAGGACGGCGTCATTGCCGACTTTGAGATGACCGAATCGATGCTTCGCCATTTCATCGCCAAGGTTCATAACCGAAAGTGGGTTCGGCCCCGGGTGGTCATCGCGGTCCCTTCGGGCATCACCGAAGTGGAGAAACGCGCGGTCAAGGAATCGGCCGCCCATGCCGGGGCGCGCGAGGTTTACCTCATTGAGGAACCGATGGCGGCGGCCATCGGGGTTGGCCTGCCGGTACAGGACGCGGCCGGCAACATGATTATCGACATCGGCGGCGGCACGACGGAAGTCGCCCTGATCTCGCTGTCCGGCATCGTGTTCAGCCGCAGCGTGCGCGTGGCGGGGGATGAACTCGACGAAGCGATCGCGAGCTACATGAAGCGGGCCTATAACCTCATGATCGGCGAACGCACCGCGGAGGAAATCAAGATCAAGATCGGCAGTGCGTACCCGCTGGAAAAGGAAACCGGCCTGGAGGTGAAAGGGCGAGACCTGGTCGCGGGTTTGCCTAAAACGCTGACGATCACTTCCCAGGAGGTTCGCGAGGCGCTGCTTGAGCCGATCTCAACGATCGTTGAATCGGTGCGCGTCACCCTGGAGCGGTGTCCCCCGGAACTCTCGGCTGACCTGGTCGACCGCGGCCTGGTGCTGGCCGGGGGCGGCGCATTGCTGCGCGGGCTGGACCGTTTGCTTCAGGAAGAAACGGGGTTGCCGGTCCATGTGGCGGAAGATCCGTTAAGCGCCGTCGCTGAAGGCACAGGCCGCGCGTTGAGCGAAATCAAGTTTTTACGTCAGGTTGCTTCTTCTGACCGGCCGCTACGCTGA
- the mreC gene encoding rod shape-determining protein MreC, with protein MKSSSILALVSFAVLVGLLVVLPAGVKQQMQGSLLQMVLPVLQTGASMQAKIGDVQGGLKRLDELERENQRLRLENEQLRTANSMLRGLEDRVNRLAKALDFREQSQFRLIPAHIISRDNVSWWNSCVIDRGRANGIATDMAVLTESGLAGKVTTVSRNTAVVLLVSDESLRVSVSIEGTQEQGIVSGTRASSNYLPQLLIRFLNKTAGIKPGMKVFTTGTGGVFPSGVLVGSVKDFTSRELEGVATVRPSVDLANMHDVFVVSGVK; from the coding sequence ATGAAGAGCTCGTCCATTCTGGCCCTGGTATCGTTTGCGGTGCTCGTGGGATTGCTGGTGGTTTTGCCGGCCGGCGTTAAACAGCAGATGCAAGGATCCCTGCTGCAGATGGTGCTGCCGGTCCTCCAGACCGGCGCGTCGATGCAGGCAAAGATCGGCGACGTGCAGGGCGGGCTCAAGCGCCTGGATGAGCTCGAACGCGAGAATCAGCGGCTGCGCCTTGAGAACGAGCAACTCCGCACCGCGAATTCGATGCTGCGCGGTTTGGAGGACCGGGTCAACCGGCTGGCCAAAGCCCTTGATTTTCGTGAACAATCGCAGTTTCGCCTGATCCCGGCGCACATCATCTCCCGGGACAACGTGAGTTGGTGGAACAGTTGCGTGATTGACCGTGGCCGTGCGAACGGCATTGCGACCGACATGGCAGTCCTGACGGAGAGTGGTCTGGCGGGCAAAGTCACCACCGTCAGCCGGAACACCGCCGTGGTGCTCCTGGTGTCGGACGAGAGCCTGCGGGTATCGGTCAGCATTGAAGGCACGCAGGAACAGGGGATCGTGTCCGGCACGCGCGCCTCGTCCAATTACCTGCCTCAATTGCTTATCCGTTTCCTGAACAAGACGGCCGGCATCAAACCCGGGATGAAGGTATTCACGACCGGAACAGGGGGCGTGTTTCCGTCCGGGGTGCTGGTCGGAAGCGTCAAGGACTTCACGTCGCGCGAGTTGGAAGGGGTCGCGACCGTCCGGCCGTCGGTCGATCTGGCCAACATGCACGACGTCTTCGTCGTGAGCGGCGTGAAATGA